Proteins co-encoded in one Alphaproteobacteria bacterium genomic window:
- the dksA gene encoding RNA polymerase-binding protein DksA, whose translation MSKALSPDYRPTRAEPFMNAQMLEYFKQKLLAWREELILESEETLHHLQEENLHQPDITDRATLETDNSLELRRRDRQRKLISKIDSALRRIQDGSYGYCEESGEPIGIERLEARPIATLSIEAQERHERYERTHNDDL comes from the coding sequence ATGTCCAAGGCATTATCACCAGATTATCGTCCCACACGGGCTGAACCCTTTATGAATGCACAAATGCTTGAATATTTTAAGCAAAAACTATTGGCTTGGCGGGAAGAGCTTATTCTTGAATCTGAGGAAACACTCCATCACTTACAAGAAGAAAACTTGCATCAACCGGATATAACCGATCGCGCGACGCTAGAAACAGATAATTCACTTGAATTAAGACGTCGTGACCGTCAACGTAAATTAATTTCAAAAATTGATTCTGCATTAAGACGCATTCAAGATGGAAGTTATGGTTATTGTGAAGAATCGGGCGAACCTATTGGGATTGAAAGACTTGAAGCACGACCAATAGCAACTTTGTCGATTGAAGCGCAAGAGCGTCACGAACGTTATGAAAGAACACATAACGACGATTTGTAA
- a CDS encoding WG repeat-containing protein — protein MFRTIVLSLAILFTSNQATSHQNNLKPIYYLSGMNDKVDEKNINKNYLIFKDRKTSLKGYKDKSDKIIIPAQFHQACHFNKYGIANVCYERTRNCYKINTSGKNIAKSFEINNGPDYEVDNMSRIVKNNKVGYIDNTGKIIIPPQFDWIGIFNLSSPITVVSIGCVSVRVPNSEYSEMKGGKWGAIDKTGKIIVPIEYDEFDGYLPKDKKTLTFKKGDQSFELYEVSPNQYKLIPMH, from the coding sequence ATGTTTAGAACTATTGTTTTGTCTTTGGCAATACTGTTTACAAGCAATCAAGCTACAAGTCATCAAAATAATTTAAAACCAATATATTATCTTTCTGGCATGAACGATAAAGTTGATGAAAAAAATATAAATAAAAATTATTTAATTTTTAAAGATCGTAAAACAAGCTTAAAAGGATATAAGGATAAATCAGATAAAATCATTATTCCTGCACAATTTCACCAAGCATGTCATTTTAATAAATATGGCATTGCGAATGTTTGTTATGAAAGAACAAGAAATTGTTATAAAATTAATACTTCTGGTAAAAATATTGCAAAATCATTTGAAATCAACAACGGCCCTGATTATGAAGTTGATAATATGTCACGTATTGTTAAAAATAACAAAGTAGGATACATCGATAATACAGGTAAAATCATCATTCCACCACAGTTTGATTGGATTGGTATTTTTAATTTATCATCGCCCATTACCGTTGTTTCAATAGGATGCGTATCAGTTCGAGTACCTAACAGTGAGTACTCAGAAATGAAAGGCGGCAAATGGGGTGCAATTGATAAAACAGGAAAAATCATTGTGCCAATTGAGTATGATGAATTTGATGGATATCTACCTAAAGATAAAAAAACACTAACCTTTAAAAAAGGCGATCAATCTTTTGAATTATATGAAGTATCTCCAAATCAATATAAACTCATCCCAATGCATTGA
- the accD gene encoding acetyl-CoA carboxylase, carboxyltransferase subunit beta, which translates to MNWLRDFVKPKIRALVSKKNVPDDLWTKCSSCEQMIFHRELASNLQVCPHCSYHMRMNATSRLQMLFDNAEYRIIEFPTGLSDPLKFKDTKKYTDRLKENRAKTNNQDAIIAAHGKMGGVGVVIAAFDFDFMGGSMSIATGEALLSASRLAILQQAPLIVIPASGGARMQEGILSLMQMARTVAAVQEVKEAGLPYIVLLADPTYGGVSASFAMLGDIAISEPGAMIGFAGRRVIQETIREKLPNDFQKAEYLLDHGMIDMVVTRRELRPMMIKILSLLQNKTPSAQVLAIKKK; encoded by the coding sequence GTGAATTGGTTAAGAGATTTTGTAAAGCCTAAAATCAGGGCACTTGTAAGCAAAAAGAATGTTCCAGACGATTTATGGACAAAATGTTCAAGTTGCGAGCAAATGATTTTCCATCGGGAGCTTGCTTCAAATTTACAGGTCTGTCCGCATTGTTCCTACCATATGCGCATGAATGCGACATCGCGTCTTCAAATGCTTTTTGATAATGCCGAATATCGCATTATTGAATTTCCAACAGGTTTAAGTGACCCCTTAAAATTTAAAGATACAAAAAAATACACAGACCGTCTTAAAGAAAATCGCGCCAAAACCAATAATCAAGATGCGATTATTGCGGCTCACGGTAAAATGGGTGGCGTAGGTGTTGTTATTGCAGCCTTCGATTTTGATTTCATGGGTGGATCCATGAGCATTGCAACGGGAGAGGCACTTTTATCAGCATCGCGTCTTGCGATATTGCAACAAGCCCCTTTAATTGTTATTCCAGCTTCTGGTGGTGCGCGTATGCAAGAAGGCATCTTGTCCCTTATGCAAATGGCAAGAACAGTGGCAGCTGTTCAAGAAGTAAAAGAGGCAGGTCTTCCTTATATCGTTTTACTCGCTGATCCAACTTATGGTGGCGTCAGTGCTAGTTTTGCAATGTTAGGTGATATAGCAATTTCAGAACCAGGTGCAATGATTGGTTTTGCAGGGCGTCGTGTTATCCAAGAAACAATTCGTGAAAAATTACCCAATGATTTCCAAAAAGCTGAATATTTACTAGACCACGGCATGATTGATATGGTCGTCACACGTCGTGAATTACGCCCCATGATGATTAAAATTTTATCATTATTACAGAACAAAACGCCTTCAGCACAAGTTTTGGCGATTAAGAAAAAATAA
- a CDS encoding serine hydrolase domain-containing protein, which yields MKKNLCLLIGVLIMNIITAANSKLTDMLPFLEEKIKEGHEQFKVPGFAIAFIEGDQIQYMKGFGVRVHGQEEPITTETLFQIGSVTKGMSATLMARLISEGVLNYDDKIIKHFPDFKYCDEEHTQNLTIKDVLSQRSGLPAYAGDVDIQAGKHFQDVLPTLQNLTPIAPLKEKFSYQNVLYCVPGQVAEKILKKDMNSLFQEKFFDLIGFKNASLGINALNASNNKALSHKVGTTFTRVLPYSEFGYRIPYAGGINMSIEDLAKYAQLHMNKGKINGQTYIPETIIDELHKVQIDTTGSEPYRYTKNFYPKDRVKNTGYGLGWRIYDWNGHKAIGHGGFVNGQVAMVSFLPEHKIGIAVLANAATPLGVIIRSYLFDRHLGLNDIDWLDRAKIIKARDKATSAKNAKHSHKKTPLKKEVAKKVLPKKESSKKNPVKKGRIVKKD from the coding sequence ATGAAAAAAAATCTCTGCTTATTAATTGGTGTTTTAATAATGAACATTATTACGGCTGCAAACTCAAAATTAACCGATATGCTTCCATTTTTAGAAGAAAAAATAAAAGAAGGCCACGAACAATTTAAGGTGCCTGGATTTGCAATCGCTTTTATTGAAGGCGATCAAATTCAATATATGAAGGGATTTGGTGTTCGTGTGCATGGACAAGAAGAACCAATCACTACAGAAACACTTTTTCAAATTGGTTCTGTAACAAAAGGTATGTCGGCTACTTTAATGGCGCGCTTAATATCAGAAGGTGTGCTCAATTATGATGATAAAATTATTAAACATTTTCCTGATTTTAAATATTGCGATGAAGAACATACACAAAATTTAACCATTAAAGACGTATTAAGCCAGCGTAGCGGATTACCAGCTTATGCAGGCGACGTTGATATCCAAGCAGGTAAACATTTTCAAGATGTATTACCAACACTTCAAAATTTAACGCCTATCGCACCACTCAAAGAAAAGTTCTCCTATCAAAATGTTTTATATTGTGTGCCAGGACAAGTCGCTGAAAAAATACTCAAAAAAGATATGAATAGTCTTTTTCAAGAGAAATTTTTTGATCTTATAGGATTCAAAAATGCATCTTTAGGCATTAATGCGCTTAATGCAAGCAACAACAAAGCCTTATCACATAAAGTTGGCACAACATTCACACGCGTTTTACCTTATTCAGAATTTGGATATCGCATCCCCTATGCCGGTGGCATTAATATGTCGATCGAAGATCTTGCCAAATATGCCCAGCTTCATATGAATAAAGGCAAAATTAATGGCCAAACCTATATCCCTGAAACTATAATAGATGAATTGCATAAAGTTCAAATTGATACAACCGGGAGCGAGCCTTATCGTTATACAAAGAATTTTTATCCTAAAGATCGTGTTAAGAATACAGGCTATGGATTAGGCTGGCGCATTTATGATTGGAATGGGCATAAAGCAATTGGTCATGGTGGTTTTGTCAATGGCCAAGTCGCGATGGTTTCATTTTTACCAGAACATAAAATAGGCATCGCAGTCCTTGCTAATGCTGCAACACCTTTAGGCGTCATTATAAGATCATATTTGTTTGATCGTCATCTAGGTTTAAACGATATTGATTGGCTTGATCGCGCAAAAATCATTAAAGCACGCGATAAAGCAACATCCGCTAAAAATGCTAAACATTCTCATAAAAAAACACCGCTTAAAAAAGAAGTGGCTAAAAAAGTTTTACCCAAAAAAGAAAGTTCCAAAAAAAATCCTGTTAAAAAAGGAAGAATTGTCAAAAAAGATTAA
- the rpe gene encoding ribulose-phosphate 3-epimerase yields MNPIKIAPSLLSADFAALGKEVTLITEAKADWIHFDVMDGAFVPNLTMGPQIVKALRPYSTLPFDVHLMIYRPEQFIEPFIEAGANIVTIHQEATSHLHRHLTQIRKMGAKAGVSLNPGTCHTSILPILEAIDLILIMSVNPGFGGQHFIESQLKKIEALSSIIRRENLNIELQVDGGINMKTAGMAIKAGATCLVAGTSVFEKGPSQYAACIQDLKNSIL; encoded by the coding sequence ATGAACCCCATTAAAATAGCCCCTTCTTTGTTATCTGCTGATTTTGCAGCTTTAGGGAAAGAAGTTACATTAATCACAGAAGCTAAAGCTGATTGGATTCATTTTGATGTGATGGATGGTGCTTTTGTACCTAATCTTACGATGGGTCCCCAAATTGTAAAAGCATTGCGCCCTTATTCGACTCTTCCTTTTGATGTTCATCTAATGATTTATAGACCAGAGCAATTTATTGAGCCCTTTATTGAAGCGGGTGCAAATATTGTAACGATTCATCAAGAGGCGACGTCCCATTTACATAGACATTTAACACAAATTCGTAAAATGGGCGCTAAAGCAGGTGTTTCCTTGAATCCAGGTACTTGTCATACAAGTATTTTACCTATTTTAGAGGCGATTGATTTAATATTGATTATGAGCGTGAACCCAGGTTTTGGCGGGCAACATTTTATAGAAAGCCAATTAAAAAAAATTGAGGCGCTTTCATCTATTATTCGACGTGAAAATTTAAATATTGAACTTCAAGTGGACGGCGGTATCAATATGAAAACGGCAGGTATGGCTATTAAAGCTGGTGCTACATGTCTTGTTGCGGGGACTTCTGTCTTTGAAAAAGGACCGTCACAATATGCTGCTTGTATTCAAGATCTAAAAAATTCTATACTATAA
- a CDS encoding CoA pyrophosphatase, translating to MHIPDIISRYDQWRTQYPYAAQNIVDNYTKAAVLVPLVPHPHGIHVLLNRRAEHLRDHPGQICFPGGRFDPKDNSPEDTALREAQEEIALPPEKVTIIGRLNQCRTITGFEITPILAHVEPPFSLTLDPIEVIESFEIPLSFILNKQHVQQQIITWHGQTHSYYVIEFAQYKIWGATASILVNLAEAISKDA from the coding sequence ATGCATATTCCTGACATTATCAGCAGATATGACCAATGGCGCACACAATACCCTTATGCTGCTCAAAATATAGTTGATAATTATACAAAAGCAGCTGTTCTTGTACCGCTTGTTCCTCACCCACATGGCATTCATGTTTTGTTGAATCGTCGTGCTGAACATTTACGTGATCATCCTGGGCAAATTTGTTTTCCGGGTGGACGGTTTGATCCAAAAGATAACTCGCCTGAAGATACAGCTTTAAGGGAGGCACAGGAAGAAATTGCATTGCCACCTGAAAAAGTAACGATTATTGGTAGGCTAAACCAATGTCGTACAATTACAGGCTTTGAAATTACACCTATTTTAGCACATGTTGAACCTCCTTTTTCTTTAACATTGGATCCTATTGAAGTTATTGAATCTTTTGAAATACCCCTTTCTTTTATTCTGAACAAACAACATGTTCAGCAGCAAATTATTACATGGCATGGTCAAACGCATTCATATTATGTTATTGAGTTTGCACAATATAAAATTTGGGGCGCAACAGCGTCAATCCTTGTTAATTTGGCGGAAGCCATTTCTAAAGATGCTTAA
- a CDS encoding CCA tRNA nucleotidyltransferase, which yields MLNTSILDPKPSWLLEPEFQQILVTLNGRLVGGSVRETLLGHKPNDFDIATPFKPEEVTDLLQEKGFRIIPTGMKHGTITAIGKKYHYEVTTLRQDIETFGRHAIVNYTDSWEEDALRRDFTYNALYCDHQGIIYDYTDGLKDLETKFLRFIGDPKKRIQEDYLRILRYFRFLSQYDGLLHEPSYDAACYFANHLKELSGERLSTEIFKLLNNPYALKSLQLMEKGNVFKNLMPYDINLKLVTKLYNSDFKLPSVDIKFFLLTFPQNNNEIKLLKKTFRLSNKTEHYLKCLIKKIGKTPMSAAHSFYHFLYVHDKAITRDWLMLQLLLELIDVETYQQFLTFCNHWVKQIMPIKASDLKDMGFKDGPFLGIALQKILNAWIESGFTLTKEECLKKIV from the coding sequence ATGCTTAACACAAGCATTCTTGATCCAAAACCCTCATGGCTTTTAGAGCCCGAATTTCAGCAAATTCTTGTGACATTGAATGGTCGACTTGTCGGTGGATCGGTTCGTGAAACATTATTGGGTCATAAGCCTAATGATTTTGATATTGCAACGCCTTTTAAACCTGAAGAAGTTACTGATTTGCTTCAAGAAAAAGGCTTTAGGATCATCCCAACAGGCATGAAACATGGCACGATTACAGCCATTGGAAAAAAATATCATTATGAAGTAACAACACTTAGACAAGATATTGAAACTTTTGGGCGTCATGCAATTGTAAATTATACAGATTCTTGGGAAGAAGATGCTTTAAGGCGTGATTTTACTTATAATGCTTTATATTGTGATCATCAGGGTATTATCTATGATTATACAGATGGTCTTAAAGATCTTGAGACAAAATTTTTACGTTTTATTGGAGATCCTAAAAAGCGTATTCAAGAAGATTATTTACGTATTTTGCGTTATTTTCGCTTTTTAAGCCAATATGATGGGTTACTTCATGAACCTTCATATGATGCGGCTTGTTATTTTGCAAATCATCTTAAAGAATTATCGGGTGAACGATTATCAACTGAAATTTTTAAGCTTCTTAATAATCCATATGCATTGAAATCCTTACAATTAATGGAAAAAGGGAATGTTTTTAAAAATTTAATGCCATACGATATTAATTTAAAGCTTGTGACGAAATTATATAATTCAGATTTTAAATTACCTTCTGTCGATATTAAATTTTTTCTACTGACTTTTCCACAAAATAATAACGAGATTAAACTTCTTAAAAAAACATTTAGATTATCGAATAAAACAGAACATTATTTAAAATGTCTCATTAAAAAAATAGGCAAAACACCTATGAGCGCCGCGCATTCATTTTATCATTTTTTATATGTTCATGATAAAGCCATAACGCGCGATTGGTTAATGCTTCAATTATTATTGGAGTTGATTGATGTTGAAACATACCAACAATTTTTAACTTTTTGTAATCATTGGGTTAAGCAAATAATGCCTATTAAAGCAAGTGATCTTAAAGATATGGGTTTTAAAGATGGGCCTTTTTTAGGCATAGCGCTTCAAAAAATCTTAAATGCTTGGATTGAAAGTGGCTTTACGCTTACAAAAGAAGAATGTTTAAAAAAAATTGTTTAA
- a CDS encoding NADP-dependent isocitrate dehydrogenase yields MAKIKVLNPIVDIDGDEMTRIIWAMIKDKFIYPYLNIDLKYYDLGIESRDKTDDQITIDAAKAIQQYGIGVKCATITPDEARVKEFNLKKMWKSPNGTIRNILNGTVFRAPIIIKNVPRLVPNWTKPIIIGRHAYGDQYRATDIKIPGPGKVTMTYTPANGGKPQEHLIHEFTNTGGVAMGMFNEDESIRGFARSCLNYGLDIGFDVFLSTKNTILKAYDGRFKDLFQEIYEKEFEAKFKAKKIVYEHRLIDDMVATAMRTDGNFLWACKNYDGDVQSDAIAQGFGSLGLMTSILLSPDGKTIETEAAHGTVTRHYREHQKGNKTSTNPIASIFAWTQALSYRAKFDNTPELGLFAQTLEQSCIETVENGHMTKDLSLLRGPNEPYLNTEEFLDQIVLQLNKNLEQKQRVAI; encoded by the coding sequence GTGGCCAAAATTAAAGTTTTAAATCCAATCGTTGACATTGATGGCGACGAGATGACGCGGATCATCTGGGCGATGATCAAAGACAAATTTATTTATCCATATTTAAATATTGATTTAAAATATTATGACCTTGGTATTGAAAGTCGTGATAAAACCGATGATCAAATTACAATTGATGCAGCAAAAGCCATTCAACAATATGGAATTGGTGTTAAATGCGCAACAATCACCCCCGATGAAGCACGCGTTAAAGAATTTAATCTTAAAAAAATGTGGAAATCGCCGAATGGAACGATTCGTAACATTCTAAATGGTACCGTTTTCCGTGCCCCTATCATCATTAAAAATGTGCCACGTCTTGTACCCAATTGGACAAAACCGATTATTATCGGTCGTCATGCTTATGGCGATCAATATCGTGCGACAGACATTAAGATCCCAGGTCCTGGTAAAGTCACAATGACTTATACACCTGCAAATGGTGGTAAACCGCAAGAGCATCTAATCCATGAATTCACCAACACTGGTGGCGTTGCGATGGGTATGTTTAATGAAGATGAATCCATTCGTGGTTTTGCACGTTCATGTTTGAATTATGGTCTTGATATTGGATTCGATGTGTTTTTATCAACAAAAAACACAATTCTAAAAGCGTATGATGGTCGTTTTAAAGATCTTTTTCAAGAAATCTACGAAAAAGAATTTGAAGCTAAATTCAAAGCTAAAAAGATTGTTTATGAACATCGTTTGATTGACGATATGGTCGCAACGGCTATGCGTACAGATGGTAATTTCCTTTGGGCTTGTAAGAATTATGATGGCGATGTCCAATCAGATGCAATCGCACAAGGTTTTGGTTCTTTAGGCCTCATGACGTCCATCCTTTTGTCACCCGATGGTAAAACTATTGAAACAGAAGCGGCACATGGTACCGTGACCCGTCATTACAGAGAACACCAAAAGGGCAACAAAACCTCCACTAATCCAATAGCATCCATTTTTGCGTGGACTCAAGCATTGTCTTATCGTGCAAAGTTTGATAACACACCAGAGCTTGGGCTTTTTGCACAAACTTTAGAACAATCTTGTATTGAAACAGTTGAAAATGGTCATATGACTAAAGATCTGTCTTTGCTCAGAGGCCCTAATGAGCCTTATCTGAATACAGAAGAATTTTTAGATCAAATTGTTTTACAATTGAATAAAAACCTAGAACAAAAGCAACGTGTTGCTATTTAA
- the tsaE gene encoding tRNA (adenosine(37)-N6)-threonylcarbamoyltransferase complex ATPase subunit type 1 TsaE has translation MIKFLLTNCFETKKLAQKMRFFLKPKDIVLLKGDLGAGKSYFARAFIQSLLGEETEVPSPTFTLVQEYETSLGPVWHFDLYRLKNEEEVFELGIDEAFARAISLIEWPERLGSYTPKEYICLDFSFTENPDERIVTFSFTQKYECIAEKIKNLILEN, from the coding sequence ATGATTAAGTTTTTATTAACAAATTGTTTTGAAACAAAAAAATTAGCACAAAAAATGCGTTTTTTTTTGAAGCCTAAGGATATTGTTTTGCTAAAAGGGGATTTGGGTGCTGGCAAAAGTTATTTTGCGCGCGCTTTTATTCAATCCTTATTAGGTGAAGAAACAGAAGTCCCAAGCCCCACTTTCACCCTTGTACAGGAATATGAAACATCTTTAGGGCCTGTTTGGCATTTTGATTTATACCGTCTTAAAAATGAAGAGGAAGTTTTTGAACTTGGCATTGATGAAGCCTTCGCACGTGCCATAAGCCTTATTGAGTGGCCAGAACGATTGGGATCATACACGCCAAAAGAATATATATGCCTTGATTTTAGTTTCACTGAAAATCCAGATGAACGCATTGTGACTTTTTCTTTCACACAAAAATATGAATGTATAGCTGAAAAAATTAAGAACTTAATTCTTGAAAATTGA
- a CDS encoding NAD(P)/FAD-dependent oxidoreductase, with protein MSFFETDVVIIGAGPVGLFAIFECGMLGLRCHVVDALESVGGQCSALYPEKPIYDIPGFPKVSGADLIHQLEIQASPFHPNYHFDQEVSSFERKEGFFHVQTSKNITIKARSIIIAAGGGAFGPNRPPLDHLSEFEGKSVFYLVKSRENFRNKKITIAGGGDSALDWALSLSEIAEHVNLIHRRDKFRASPESLNQLQQKVEQGLISLVVPYQLKALHGKEGMLDFVEVATLDGDSKMLPTDILLPFFGLAMHLGPLAHWGLDLENNHLKINPVTMNTNVEGVYAIGDIATYPGKLKLILTGFAEAASAAHAIHHWLNPDKIMHFEYSTTKGIHEL; from the coding sequence ATGTCTTTTTTTGAAACGGATGTTGTTATTATTGGTGCGGGTCCTGTGGGGCTTTTTGCTATTTTTGAATGCGGTATGCTTGGACTTCGCTGTCACGTTGTTGATGCGCTTGAATCTGTTGGTGGTCAATGTAGTGCGCTTTATCCTGAAAAACCAATTTATGATATTCCCGGCTTTCCAAAAGTTTCGGGTGCCGATTTGATTCATCAATTGGAAATACAAGCATCTCCTTTCCATCCAAACTATCATTTTGATCAGGAAGTAAGTTCTTTTGAGCGAAAAGAAGGTTTCTTTCATGTTCAAACATCAAAGAATATAACGATAAAAGCGAGATCCATTATTATTGCAGCGGGTGGCGGTGCTTTTGGACCAAATCGTCCACCGCTTGATCATTTGTCTGAATTTGAGGGTAAATCTGTTTTTTATCTTGTGAAATCACGCGAAAATTTCCGCAATAAGAAAATTACGATTGCAGGTGGTGGTGATTCAGCGCTTGATTGGGCGCTTTCTCTCTCGGAAATTGCTGAACACGTTAATTTAATTCATCGGCGTGATAAATTCAGAGCCTCGCCCGAATCCTTGAATCAATTACAACAAAAAGTAGAGCAAGGATTAATTTCACTTGTCGTGCCCTATCAATTGAAAGCATTGCATGGCAAGGAAGGTATGCTAGATTTTGTTGAAGTTGCAACCTTAGATGGTGATTCAAAAATGCTTCCAACTGATATTTTGCTCCCTTTTTTTGGGCTTGCCATGCATTTAGGGCCTTTAGCACATTGGGGATTGGATCTTGAGAATAATCATTTAAAAATAAATCCCGTAACAATGAACACGAATGTTGAAGGCGTTTATGCTATTGGTGATATAGCAACTTATCCAGGTAAGTTGAAATTAATATTAACAGGATTTGCAGAAGCAGCATCGGCAGCACATGCAATTCATCATTGGCTTAATCCTGATAAAATAATGCATTTTGAATATTCAACAACCAAGGGTATTCATGAATTGTAA
- a CDS encoding TrkH family potassium uptake protein has protein sequence MFSPVFYIIGHLLVILGVTMLGPALLDHLQHQAEGVIFLTSSSITIFTGFSLIFAFKTNIKEISVRQAFLLTFLTWTVLSGFAAIPFMLTSLKLTFTEAYFETMSGLTTTGSTIFKNLDHLSQGLHLWRAFLSGLGGIGIIVLAIAILPLLKIGGMQLFQMESSDKFDKFLPRSTQIAANIVLIYLGLILICFFAYWLFGMSFFDAIFHSITTLATSGTSTHDQSFGYFNNARIEWVGIIFMLLGAMPFVLYAKFLMGNRRALLKDGEVQLFIGFIAIAAILIFVHLFQKYGGFQAKIDFFVLIRKSIFHAVSYMTTTGIATENILKWGSFPLLILLFLGLIGGCRGSTSGGLKVFRFRVLLAQTSTQIAQLIHPRGIFIPYFNNKAISPNILTSVSTFIFVYVLIIFIFAIAYACVGVDFSSSLSISISTLSNTGQGLTEIYGPFSSFADLPIVAKWIMILGMLLGRLEIFSVLVVFLPFFWRN, from the coding sequence ATGTTTAGTCCTGTTTTTTATATTATAGGCCATTTGCTCGTTATTTTAGGTGTAACGATGCTTGGACCTGCTTTATTAGATCATCTCCAACATCAAGCTGAGGGTGTTATTTTTTTGACATCGTCTTCTATTACAATTTTCACAGGTTTTTCTCTTATTTTTGCTTTTAAAACAAATATTAAAGAAATTAGTGTAAGGCAGGCTTTTTTATTGACCTTTCTAACGTGGACTGTTTTATCAGGGTTTGCGGCCATTCCTTTTATGTTGACGTCATTAAAGCTGACTTTTACCGAAGCCTATTTTGAAACAATGTCAGGGCTTACTACAACGGGGTCAACGATTTTCAAAAACCTTGATCATTTATCCCAAGGATTGCATTTGTGGCGTGCATTTTTATCAGGTTTGGGTGGCATCGGCATTATCGTTTTGGCCATTGCCATTTTACCTTTGTTAAAAATTGGAGGAATGCAGCTTTTCCAAATGGAAAGTTCTGACAAATTTGATAAATTTTTGCCACGTTCGACACAAATAGCAGCTAATATCGTGTTGATTTATTTAGGATTAATACTTATTTGTTTTTTTGCCTATTGGCTTTTTGGCATGAGCTTTTTTGATGCTATTTTTCATAGTATCACGACCCTTGCAACTTCAGGCACGTCAACGCATGATCAATCTTTTGGGTATTTTAACAATGCACGGATTGAGTGGGTTGGTATTATTTTTATGTTATTGGGGGCCATGCCTTTTGTGTTATATGCAAAATTTTTAATGGGTAATCGACGTGCATTGCTAAAAGATGGAGAAGTTCAACTTTTTATAGGTTTCATTGCAATTGCAGCAATTTTAATCTTTGTGCATTTGTTTCAGAAATATGGTGGCTTTCAAGCAAAAATTGATTTTTTTGTACTTATACGTAAATCTATTTTTCATGCCGTTTCCTACATGACAACAACTGGCATTGCGACGGAAAATATTTTAAAATGGGGAAGTTTTCCGCTTCTTATTTTATTGTTTTTAGGCCTTATTGGGGGATGTCGTGGATCAACGTCAGGCGGGTTAAAAGTTTTTCGTTTCCGGGTGTTATTGGCCCAAACATCAACACAAATTGCGCAATTAATTCACCCTAGAGGTATTTTTATTCCGTATTTTAACAATAAAGCGATTTCACCAAATATTTTAACATCTGTTAGTACTTTTATTTTTGTGTATGTGCTTATCATTTTTATTTTTGCAATTGCTTATGCGTGTGTAGGTGTTGATTTTTCATCCAGTTTAAGCATTTCAATTTCAACACTTAGCAATACAGGCCAGGGATTGACTGAAATATACGGACCATTTTCAAGTTTTGCTGATCTGCCAATTGTCGCTAAATGGATCATGATTTTGGGGATGCTTTTAGGGAGACTCGAAATATTTTCGGTACTTGTTGTCTTTTTGCCATTTTTCTGGCGTAACTGA
- a CDS encoding GIY-YIG nuclease family protein, which translates to MLEEHGLIIRKNNMKSYWIYIVASETNGTIYIGMTNNLIRRIYEHKNNLIKGFTCKYNVHKLVYTEQFERPEEALYREAQLKAWRRIWKLELINKANPVWKDLYFDYCK; encoded by the coding sequence ATGCTCGAAGAGCATGGCTTAATTATAAGAAAAAATAACATGAAATCGTATTGGATTTATATTGTTGCTTCTGAAACAAATGGAACTATCTATATAGGTATGACTAATAATTTAATAAGGCGCATTTATGAACATAAAAATAATTTAATTAAAGGCTTCACCTGTAAATATAATGTACATAAACTAGTATACACAGAACAATTTGAACGTCCTGAAGAGGCACTTTACCGTGAGGCTCAGCTTAAGGCTTGGCGAAGAATATGGAAGTTAGAATTAATAAATAAAGCTAATCCAGTGTGGAAAGATCTTTATTTTGATTATTGTAAATAA